In Clostridium sporogenes, one genomic interval encodes:
- a CDS encoding sugar kinase, protein MKVVGLGEIMMRLSTDKGVLVSNTNNFNVNYGGGEANVLISLSKFGIDTRFISKISNNSIGQAILEYLNSKRIDTNFISKGEERTGIYFLEMGSGNRNSKVIYDRKNSCFSNIKLSDINIEEALKDVDIFHFSGITLALSEEIRKIILEIIKVCMGKNILVSYDSNYRSTLWSLEEAREATLEILPYVNILSAGILDAENILKINCEYDDKYEKLNYYYNHISNNYPNIKYTFSSFRDIKSASTNTLQCNYFIDNKLYSSEIRTIDDIVDRVGGGDALTAGIIYCILNNKEPKYTVEFANCVSVLKHTIYGDANFVSVGDVEDLIYNGVGKINR, encoded by the coding sequence ATGAAGGTAGTTGGTTTAGGTGAGATAATGATGAGGCTATCTACTGATAAAGGTGTGCTTGTGTCAAACACAAATAACTTTAATGTTAATTATGGCGGTGGAGAAGCTAATGTACTGATATCATTATCAAAGTTTGGCATTGATACAAGATTTATAAGTAAAATTTCTAATAATTCTATAGGGCAAGCTATTTTGGAGTATTTAAATAGTAAAAGAATAGATACAAATTTTATTTCTAAAGGTGAAGAAAGAACAGGTATATACTTTTTAGAAATGGGAAGCGGTAATAGAAACTCTAAGGTTATATATGATCGTAAGAATTCTTGCTTTTCTAATATAAAGTTATCGGATATAAATATTGAGGAAGCTTTAAAGGATGTAGATATTTTTCATTTTTCAGGTATAACATTAGCTCTTTCAGAAGAGATAAGAAAGATAATATTAGAAATAATAAAAGTTTGCATGGGAAAAAATATTTTAGTAAGTTATGACTCTAACTATCGTTCTACATTATGGTCGTTAGAGGAAGCAAGAGAGGCAACTTTAGAAATATTACCCTATGTAAATATTTTATCAGCAGGAATACTTGATGCAGAAAACATATTAAAGATTAATTGTGAATATGATGATAAATATGAAAAGTTAAATTATTACTATAATCATATTTCAAATAACTATCCTAATATAAAGTATACTTTTTCTTCATTTAGAGATATAAAATCTGCATCAACTAATACATTACAATGCAATTATTTTATAGATAATAAATTATATTCGTCTGAAATTAGGACTATAGATGATATTGTTGATAGAGTTGGTGGTGGTGATGCATTAACAGCAGGTATTATTTATTGCATTTTAAATAATAAAGAGCCAAAATATACTGTTGAATTTGCAAATTGTGTATCAGTATTAAAACATACTATATATGGAGATGCTAACTTTGTATCAGTAGGAGATGTTGAAGATTTAATATATAATGGTGTAGGTAAAATAAACAGATAG
- a CDS encoding MepB family protein, with the protein MSKFNDTITELNNRIYNPNNLVIKNVHEEKQNSEYAGGIFQLNHRTIRFRMSKVTPNKVGQFVSFWEKDENMQNQAFSYESAPDLLVITCTTDNKLGQFIFPKKILLEKKILRTYLEKGKMAMRVYPIWDTPSSNQAIKTQKWQLPYFIDLSDSEKFSIDKLTNLYS; encoded by the coding sequence ATGAGTAAATTTAATGATACAATTACTGAGCTAAACAATAGAATATATAATCCGAATAATCTTGTAATCAAGAATGTACATGAAGAAAAACAAAACTCAGAATATGCTGGTGGTATATTCCAATTGAACCATAGAACAATCAGATTCAGAATGTCTAAAGTTACTCCTAATAAAGTTGGACAATTTGTTTCCTTTTGGGAGAAAGATGAAAATATGCAAAATCAAGCATTTTCCTATGAATCAGCACCTGACTTATTAGTTATCACTTGTACTACGGATAATAAACTCGGGCAATTCATTTTCCCTAAAAAAATACTCTTAGAAAAAAAAATACTGAGAACTTATTTGGAAAAAGGCAAGATGGCAATGAGAGTTTATCCTATTTGGGATACTCCAAGCAGTAATCAAGCTATAAAGACTCAAAAGTGGCAACTTCCATATTTTATAGATTTAAGTGATTCAGAAAAATTTTCTATAGATAAATTAACAAACCTATATTCATAG
- a CDS encoding flagellin: MIINHNVNAMIAYRNIMINGSLAGKAMERLASGMRINRAADDPAGLAISEKMRAQIRGLEMASRNAQDGISMIQVAEGGVNEIQSMLQRMRELAVQAANGTNSPEDLKNIQDEINELTKGIDDIAKGTEFNTIKVLNANAVDQGEVKLQIGANEGQSFGVKFRNMNSAALGIKGDKDNYGVDVSTPEKASAAIKVFDDAINKTSSFRSSLGASSNMLEHRINYLENTIINLTEAESRIRDADMAKEMMNYTKYSILQQVAQAIFSQVLKQQESTIQLLKSLNN; the protein is encoded by the coding sequence ATGATAATTAATCATAATGTGAATGCTATGATTGCATATAGAAATATTATGATAAATGGCTCTTTAGCTGGAAAAGCCATGGAAAGGCTTGCTTCCGGTATGAGAATTAATAGGGCAGCTGATGATCCAGCAGGACTTGCAATATCAGAAAAGATGAGAGCACAGATAAGAGGTTTAGAAATGGCATCAAGGAATGCTCAAGATGGTATTTCTATGATACAAGTTGCAGAAGGCGGAGTTAATGAAATTCAATCTATGCTTCAAAGAATGAGAGAATTAGCAGTACAAGCGGCTAATGGTACAAATTCTCCGGAAGATTTAAAGAATATTCAAGATGAAATTAACGAGTTGACAAAAGGAATTGATGATATTGCAAAGGGTACGGAATTTAACACCATTAAGGTTTTAAATGCTAATGCAGTAGATCAAGGAGAAGTAAAGCTTCAAATTGGTGCTAATGAAGGTCAATCTTTTGGAGTGAAATTTCGAAACATGAATTCTGCAGCTTTAGGTATAAAAGGGGATAAGGATAATTATGGGGTGGATGTTTCTACTCCAGAAAAAGCGTCAGCAGCTATAAAAGTCTTTGATGATGCCATAAATAAAACTTCATCTTTTAGGTCAAGTCTAGGAGCATCATCAAATATGTTAGAGCATAGGATTAATTATTTAGAAAATACAATAATTAATTTGACAGAAGCAGAATCAAGAATTAGGGATGCCGACATGGCAAAGGAAATGATGAATTATACCAAATATAGCATTCTCCAGCAAGTAGCCCAAGCAATATTTTCGCAAGTTCTCAAGCAACAGGAAAGTACAATTCAATTGCTGAAGTCTTTGAACAACTAA
- a CDS encoding cupin domain-containing protein, with protein sequence MYNTYMMYSCPYCASIPMYNSYDMYSPYGTYSCPCFVNTPSYNDSDFSMHRNNRYIPFTDEFEYGSRFGSPQSVNSNRPIELKDYGPQPFVVNINEATKRNDTFRTALWTGKHLQVTLMSINVGDDIGLEIHPNVDQFIRVEEGQGLVKMGSSKDRLNFRAKAYDDFAIMIPAGTWHNIINTGNKPLKVYSIYAPPQHPHGTVHVTKADAEAAEESHH encoded by the coding sequence ATGTATAATACTTATATGATGTATTCATGTCCTTATTGTGCTAGCATACCAATGTATAACTCATATGACATGTATAGTCCTTATGGTACTTATTCATGTCCTTGCTTCGTTAACACACCAAGTTATAATGATTCAGATTTTTCCATGCATCGTAATAACAGGTATATTCCTTTTACTGATGAATTCGAGTATGGTTCAAGATTTGGTTCTCCACAATCAGTAAATAGCAATAGGCCAATTGAGCTAAAAGATTATGGGCCACAACCATTCGTAGTTAACATCAATGAAGCTACTAAGAGAAATGATACTTTTCGAACCGCTTTATGGACAGGAAAGCACCTACAAGTTACATTGATGAGCATTAATGTTGGTGATGATATAGGATTAGAAATTCATCCTAATGTTGATCAGTTTATACGTGTTGAAGAAGGTCAAGGACTTGTTAAAATGGGAAGTAGTAAGGATAGGTTGAATTTTAGAGCAAAAGCCTATGATGATTTTGCAATCATGATACCAGCTGGTACATGGCACAATATTATCAATACGGGCAATAAACCACTTAAAGTATATTCTATATATGCACCGCCTCAACATCCACATGGTACAGTTCATGTAACTAAAGCAGATGCAGAAGCTGCCGAGGAGAGCCACCACTAA
- a CDS encoding bifunctional 2-keto-4-hydroxyglutarate aldolase/2-keto-3-deoxy-6-phosphogluconate aldolase, whose translation MNKVKVLNEIENCGIVAVVRGNSKDVGIKISEACIRGNIKIIEVTYTNKFASDIIKDLDAKYSRYKDVVIGAGTVLDSETAMIAILSGAKFIVSPSFSEETARLCNRYRVPYMPGVMTINEIIKAYELGADIVKVFPGNVLGREFVSSVKGPLPYASIMVTGGVNLDNIELWKKSGVDVIGIGGEINKLGVNGKFDEITELCTKYVKKFNEVR comes from the coding sequence ATGAATAAAGTGAAAGTTTTAAATGAAATAGAGAATTGTGGTATTGTTGCTGTTGTAAGAGGGAATTCAAAGGACGTGGGAATAAAGATATCAGAAGCTTGCATTAGGGGTAATATTAAAATAATAGAAGTAACATATACTAATAAGTTTGCTAGCGATATAATTAAAGATTTAGATGCAAAGTATAGTAGATACAAGGATGTTGTTATAGGGGCAGGTACAGTGTTAGACTCTGAAACTGCAATGATTGCAATTTTAAGTGGAGCTAAATTTATAGTTTCTCCATCTTTTAGTGAAGAAACTGCAAGATTATGTAATAGATATAGAGTACCTTATATGCCAGGTGTAATGACTATAAATGAAATAATTAAAGCATATGAGTTAGGGGCAGATATTGTAAAAGTATTCCCAGGAAACGTTTTAGGAAGAGAGTTTGTAAGTTCTGTAAAAGGTCCATTACCTTATGCAAGTATTATGGTTACAGGTGGAGTTAATCTTGATAATATAGAACTATGGAAAAAGTCTGGGGTAGATGTAATTGGAATTGGTGGAGAAATAAATAAGCTTGGGGTTAATGGAAAGTTTGATGAAATAACAGAATTATGTACAAAATATGTGAAAAAATTTAATGAAGTGAGATAA
- a CDS encoding vanadium-dependent haloperoxidase, whose translation MEEKQDKNIEKYENEDKVCITKPSCPKYNTIINQCEIGPLTPEQRRSEAFEKRIQSASFQKDLILQGQRCNDDEILYVNKIGNYTKALPHNLLGEVNLEAYNILISALTTGNPERFELIPLGGTRKFSDPQAAYAYEMVGPDSHHLTIAPAPSFSSAIEASEMAEDYWMALTRDIPFVDYDISPKTKAAAEDLSKLSAYDGPKCKGKVTTETLFRSNVPDTLEGPYVSQFLLKDIPFGAKTITQKYIVPVEKIDYMTSYNEWLNIQNGQAPSSILKLDPVPRYISNGRDLGEYVHKDTSIQAELTACSILLGFGQEALSLSNPYLFSKTQDGFATFGAPHVLDFATRASRMAIEAAWFQKFLVHRRLRPEEFGGCVQNLKTGATKYPINPELLDSKVLDIVFKKYGTYLLPMAYTEGCPTHPAYPAAHATHIGAGVTILKAFFNEDYIIPNPVVASADGLELQPYLEGDLKVGGELNKLAANIALGRDFAGVHWRSDCLEGMKLGEAVAIGLLQDYRNTYNEEFHGFSFTKFDGTKVII comes from the coding sequence GTGGAAGAAAAGCAAGATAAAAATATAGAAAAATATGAAAACGAAGATAAGGTTTGCATTACTAAACCTTCATGTCCTAAATATAATACAATAATAAATCAGTGTGAGATTGGACCTTTGACACCTGAACAGAGGCGCAGTGAGGCCTTTGAAAAGCGAATTCAATCTGCTTCATTTCAGAAGGATTTGATTCTTCAAGGTCAAAGATGCAATGACGATGAAATTTTATATGTAAATAAGATTGGAAATTATACAAAGGCTTTACCTCATAATTTGTTAGGAGAGGTAAATTTAGAGGCCTACAACATTTTGATAAGCGCATTAACCACTGGAAATCCAGAAAGATTTGAGTTGATACCACTAGGAGGAACTAGAAAATTCAGTGACCCTCAGGCTGCCTATGCGTATGAGATGGTAGGACCCGATTCTCATCATCTTACTATAGCACCGGCTCCGAGCTTTTCCAGTGCCATAGAAGCAAGTGAAATGGCTGAGGACTATTGGATGGCTTTAACTCGTGATATCCCTTTTGTAGATTATGATATCAGTCCTAAAACTAAGGCTGCGGCTGAAGATTTATCGAAGCTTTCAGCTTATGATGGCCCTAAGTGCAAAGGTAAAGTCACCACGGAAACACTCTTCCGTAGTAATGTACCTGACACTTTGGAAGGACCCTATGTTTCACAGTTCCTCCTAAAGGATATTCCCTTTGGGGCAAAAACTATAACACAGAAATATATTGTACCTGTAGAAAAAATCGATTATATGACTTCATATAATGAATGGCTTAATATACAGAATGGACAGGCACCATCTTCAATATTAAAACTTGACCCAGTGCCACGATATATTAGTAATGGTAGAGACCTCGGCGAATATGTTCATAAAGACACTAGTATTCAGGCAGAACTAACGGCTTGTTCTATATTACTAGGCTTTGGACAGGAAGCTCTATCTTTAAGTAATCCCTATTTATTCTCAAAAACCCAGGATGGATTTGCTACCTTTGGTGCTCCACATGTTTTAGATTTTGCGACTCGTGCATCTAGGATGGCCATTGAAGCGGCATGGTTCCAAAAGTTTTTGGTGCATCGAAGATTAAGGCCCGAAGAGTTTGGGGGATGCGTACAAAATCTTAAAACAGGCGCCACAAAGTATCCTATTAATCCAGAACTATTAGATTCAAAGGTATTAGATATAGTATTCAAAAAATATGGAACCTATCTTCTACCTATGGCTTACACTGAAGGATGCCCAACTCATCCGGCATATCCTGCTGCCCATGCAACCCATATTGGAGCGGGAGTAACTATTCTAAAAGCGTTTTTCAATGAGGATTATATTATTCCTAATCCAGTAGTAGCTAGTGCCGACGGACTTGAGTTACAACCATATCTTGAGGGTGATCTAAAAGTAGGGGGAGAATTAAATAAGCTTGCTGCCAATATTGCACTTGGACGAGATTTTGCGGGTGTTCACTGGCGTTCAGACTGTTTAGAGGGCATGAAACTCGGAGAAGCTGTAGCAATAGGATTACTTCAGGATTATAGAAACACCTACAATGAAGAATTTCATGGTTTTTCCTTCACAAAATTTGATGGTACAAAGGTAATAATTTAA
- a CDS encoding PTS transporter subunit EIIC has translation MKKEDVIREIIKSVGGKDNINNAWHCMTRLRFDLKDLKKVDEEAIKSLDGVIGAAFNKEQFQVIIGTAVDKYYNILLSELGTEFSNAPKENKEEEGKNSLLTKFMNTVSGVFGPIVPAIAGAGMIKGLISGLIALNIINGSSDTVKVIDMMASGVFTFLPFFLAVSAAKKFKANQYLAVAIAATVMFPTMVDAAKAGGISAFSFAGIIPIPVFNYSGSVIPIIFAVWMLSYIHKIVDKYVPDVMRTVFTPTITLFVLGFLTLALIGPIGIYLGKGLALIVSGLFSISPIFAGVIVGAIRPIAILTGMHHAMTPIALQNFETQGYDILMPMMLMANLAITGAAAAIYFKEKTKQEKSVVVSSAVSGLFGITEPALFGVLTKYKKAFLAATIGSSIASAFIGAFGVRIYGYVLSSVFSIPAYIGPYFVFAILGMIMALGISFALSYIMVVKIDKKNKA, from the coding sequence ATGAAAAAAGAAGATGTTATAAGAGAAATCATCAAAAGTGTAGGTGGCAAAGATAATATTAATAATGCTTGGCATTGTATGACCAGATTACGCTTTGACTTAAAAGATTTAAAAAAAGTCGATGAAGAAGCAATAAAAAGTTTAGATGGAGTTATTGGTGCTGCATTTAATAAAGAGCAATTCCAAGTCATTATTGGAACAGCAGTAGATAAATATTATAATATTTTACTTTCTGAACTAGGTACGGAATTTAGTAATGCACCTAAAGAAAACAAAGAAGAGGAAGGTAAAAATAGTTTACTAACTAAATTTATGAATACAGTATCTGGTGTATTTGGTCCAATAGTACCTGCCATTGCAGGAGCAGGTATGATAAAAGGATTAATATCTGGTTTAATTGCATTAAATATTATAAACGGATCTAGTGATACAGTTAAAGTAATTGATATGATGGCTAGTGGCGTATTTACTTTTTTACCATTCTTTTTAGCAGTTTCTGCTGCAAAGAAGTTTAAAGCAAATCAATATTTAGCTGTAGCAATAGCAGCAACTGTTATGTTCCCTACAATGGTAGATGCGGCTAAGGCTGGAGGAATAAGTGCCTTTAGTTTTGCAGGCATTATACCTATACCTGTGTTTAATTACTCAGGAAGTGTTATTCCTATAATCTTCGCAGTTTGGATGTTAAGTTATATTCATAAGATTGTTGATAAATATGTTCCAGATGTAATGCGTACAGTATTTACACCAACAATAACATTATTTGTTTTAGGATTCTTAACATTAGCGTTAATTGGACCAATAGGAATTTATTTAGGAAAAGGATTAGCTTTAATTGTTAGTGGATTATTTAGTATTTCTCCTATTTTTGCAGGTGTTATCGTTGGAGCAATTCGTCCTATTGCTATATTAACAGGAATGCATCATGCTATGACACCAATTGCACTGCAAAACTTTGAAACTCAAGGTTATGATATACTTATGCCAATGATGTTAATGGCTAACCTTGCAATTACTGGAGCAGCAGCAGCTATTTATTTTAAAGAAAAAACAAAACAAGAAAAATCAGTAGTAGTATCTTCAGCTGTTTCTGGACTTTTTGGAATAACTGAACCTGCTTTATTTGGAGTATTAACTAAATACAAGAAAGCATTTTTAGCAGCAACAATTGGAAGTTCAATTGCTTCAGCATTTATAGGAGCTTTTGGGGTTCGTATATATGGATATGTTCTATCAAGTGTATTTAGTATTCCTGCTTATATAGGACCATACTTTGTTTTTGCAATATTAGGAATGATTATGGCTTTAGGTATTTCATTTGCATTATCATATATTATGGTTGTTAAGATTGACAAAAAGAATAAAGCGTAA
- a CDS encoding FAD-binding oxidoreductase: protein MTKLTGRIVFPDDPGYDNARMDYNTRFSKYPCAIVFCQEIQDVINAVKWARKNYVPIRTRCGGHSYEAFSLLNNGIVIDVSEMNKVLLEKENMEVTIEAGATLLPIYKILWDKGVTIPGGTCPTVGIAGITLGGGFGMLTRKMGMLCDSLMAVEMVNARGKVVYADRYVNSDLFWASCGGGGGNFGIVTSFIFKVHPISNVAVYNITWDWSDAREIIKTWQDWAPFVDERLTSILEIFTKKDGHISSSGEFLGHEDQLRCLLKPLTSVGNPIQIEVQTIPYIEAVIKFDDGPGPHKFKNTGAFVYHRLPDEAIDTLLCYMEISPNKDNSIQFQSLGGAVREIPPDETAYFHRKASYIMQYITNWKVDNEKNPNIVWVERLRRAMLKYVNGTYVNWPDIFIKNWPCAYYGTNYHELMRIKSKYDSENIFHFEQSIRPAKKRNYR, encoded by the coding sequence ATGACGAAACTTACTGGCAGAATTGTTTTCCCGGATGATCCAGGTTATGATAATGCTCGAATGGATTATAATACGAGATTCTCAAAGTATCCCTGCGCTATTGTTTTTTGCCAAGAGATTCAGGATGTAATTAATGCAGTTAAATGGGCAAGAAAGAACTATGTTCCAATACGTACTCGCTGCGGAGGGCACAGTTATGAAGCTTTTTCACTATTGAATAATGGAATTGTTATAGATGTAAGCGAAATGAATAAAGTACTTCTTGAGAAAGAGAATATGGAAGTAACTATCGAGGCTGGAGCTACCTTGCTGCCGATTTACAAGATTTTATGGGATAAAGGTGTTACTATTCCGGGAGGAACGTGCCCAACAGTTGGCATTGCCGGGATTACACTGGGAGGCGGATTTGGCATGCTTACAAGAAAGATGGGTATGCTTTGTGATAGCTTGATGGCAGTTGAGATGGTCAACGCAAGAGGGAAAGTAGTATACGCTGACCGATACGTTAATTCCGATCTTTTTTGGGCTTCCTGTGGAGGTGGGGGTGGAAATTTTGGGATAGTAACTTCATTTATTTTTAAGGTTCATCCTATTTCAAACGTTGCAGTTTATAATATTACGTGGGATTGGTCGGATGCTAGAGAAATCATCAAGACATGGCAGGATTGGGCGCCATTTGTTGATGAACGATTGACATCAATTCTAGAGATATTCACTAAAAAGGATGGTCATATTTCTTCATCCGGCGAATTTTTGGGCCATGAAGACCAGCTGAGATGCTTACTAAAACCATTAACTTCTGTGGGCAATCCTATTCAGATTGAAGTTCAAACAATACCTTATATTGAAGCAGTAATAAAGTTTGATGATGGGCCAGGCCCTCATAAGTTCAAAAATACTGGGGCTTTTGTGTACCATAGGTTACCTGATGAGGCGATCGACACCCTACTTTGTTATATGGAGATTTCACCAAACAAAGATAACTCCATTCAATTTCAGAGCTTGGGAGGAGCAGTCAGGGAGATTCCTCCAGATGAAACGGCCTATTTTCATCGTAAAGCAAGCTATATCATGCAATATATAACAAACTGGAAAGTTGATAATGAAAAAAATCCGAACATCGTTTGGGTAGAAAGGCTCAGACGAGCCATGTTAAAATATGTGAATGGAACCTACGTCAATTGGCCTGATATCTTTATTAAAAACTGGCCATGTGCATATTATGGTACCAATTATCATGAGCTTATGCGAATTAAAAGCAAATATGATTCGGAAAATATATTTCACTTTGAACAGAGTATTCGTCCAGCCAAAAAAAGAAATTATAGATAA
- a CDS encoding sensor histidine kinase — protein MKIMDYIKINKIWLISNSIIFIILNSILYSSSTINKSFQDIMYMDVLILLTILIAFIYGFIKEKNKYSNILKCSEKLDNKIKDFHLNVFSNMLEKQKLEHLKMEKSLKNNINSFEDYITKWVHDIKINIAVIYLLLENFEEEKSEKIIYEIKQMEFSVNQVLYVTRANNYNLDIKSEQVSVKDEIKKAIKESAEFFINKNIEIILEVESFNIISDRKWIYYILSQIINNSSKYTNENGELYIFSEEDSKACYLHIKDNGIGIPKEDISRIFNKGFTGKNGRTRTKSTGIGLYYAKKMCNNLNIDLKVESEEREYTEFILSFYKLADYFNVTSMSQ, from the coding sequence ATGAAGATAATGGATTATATTAAGATTAATAAAATATGGTTAATAAGCAATTCAATAATTTTTATAATTCTTAATTCTATATTATATAGTAGCAGTACTATAAATAAAAGTTTCCAAGATATTATGTATATGGATGTACTTATTTTATTAACAATACTTATAGCTTTTATCTATGGCTTCATAAAAGAAAAGAATAAATACAGCAATATTTTAAAATGCAGCGAGAAATTAGATAATAAAATAAAGGATTTTCATTTAAATGTATTTTCAAATATGCTGGAAAAACAAAAGCTGGAGCATTTAAAGATGGAAAAAAGCTTAAAAAATAATATAAATAGTTTTGAAGATTATATTACAAAATGGGTTCATGATATTAAAATTAATATTGCTGTTATTTATCTATTATTAGAAAACTTTGAAGAGGAGAAATCTGAAAAAATAATCTATGAAATAAAACAAATGGAGTTTAGTGTAAATCAAGTTCTATATGTTACAAGGGCAAACAATTATAATTTAGACATAAAAAGTGAGCAGGTATCAGTAAAAGATGAAATTAAAAAGGCAATAAAAGAAAGCGCAGAGTTTTTCATAAATAAAAACATTGAAATAATATTAGAAGTTGAAAGTTTTAACATAATAAGCGATAGAAAATGGATTTACTATATACTTTCTCAAATTATTAATAACAGCAGCAAGTACACTAATGAAAATGGAGAACTATATATCTTTAGCGAAGAGGATAGTAAAGCTTGTTATCTGCACATTAAAGATAATGGAATTGGTATTCCAAAGGAAGATATAAGCAGAATATTCAACAAAGGATTCACTGGAAAAAATGGAAGGACAAGAACTAAATCAACTGGTATTGGTTTATATTATGCGAAAAAGATGTGTAATAACTTGAATATAGATTTAAAGGTAGAAAGTGAAGAGAGAGAATACACTGAATTTATTTTAAGTTTTTATAAGTTAGCAGATTACTTCAATGTTACATCAATGTCACAATAG
- a CDS encoding response regulator transcription factor, producing MSNTYKLLIIEDDKGMCEMLSNLLNKWEFEVNVCEDFEKIIECFLRCEPDVVLMDINLPVCDGFYWCKEIRQISKTPIIFVSSRDSNMEIVMAMNNGGDDFIQKPFNSEVLIAKLQAIIRRTYEYKNEDAKVLKCDDLLLNLDNSTLLYNERSLELTKNEMLLLKTLIENKGKGVSRSKLMRKLWNDDIYVNENTLTVNINRLRNRLDKFGIKNLIVTKKGIGYMIL from the coding sequence ATGAGTAATACATATAAATTATTAATAATTGAAGATGATAAAGGCATGTGCGAAATGCTAAGTAATCTTCTAAATAAATGGGAATTTGAAGTAAATGTTTGTGAAGATTTTGAAAAAATAATAGAGTGCTTTTTAAGATGTGAACCTGATGTTGTCCTTATGGATATTAATCTTCCAGTTTGTGATGGATTTTATTGGTGTAAAGAGATAAGACAGATATCTAAAACACCAATAATATTTGTATCTTCAAGGGATAGTAATATGGAAATAGTAATGGCAATGAATAATGGTGGAGATGATTTCATACAAAAGCCATTTAATTCAGAGGTGTTAATTGCAAAATTACAAGCTATTATAAGAAGGACATATGAGTATAAAAATGAAGACGCAAAAGTATTAAAATGTGACGATTTATTATTAAATTTAGATAATTCGACCCTTTTATATAATGAAAGATCCTTAGAGCTTACCAAAAATGAAATGTTGCTTTTAAAAACTCTTATAGAGAATAAGGGAAAAGGGGTTTCTAGAAGTAAGCTAATGAGAAAGCTTTGGAATGATGATATATATGTTAATGAAAATACTTTAACTGTTAATATTAATAGGCTAAGAAACAGATTAGATAAATTTGGAATAAAGAATTTAATAGTAACCAAAAAAGGTATCGGATATATGATATTATGA